Proteins from a genomic interval of Kitasatospora kifunensis:
- a CDS encoding pyridoxal phosphate-dependent aminotransferase: MSARPLLNRRLAGMGTTIFAEMSALATATGSINLGQGFPDTDGPRSIAQAAADAVLNGRGNQYPPGPGIPELRAAIAEHQQRRYGLAYDPDTEVLVTAGATEAIAAALLALLEPGDEVIAFEPFYDSYAACIAMAGAVRVPLTLRQPSFRPDLDELRSLITPRTRLLLLNTPHNPTGTVLNPDELSRIAELAVEHDLLVITDEVYEHLVFTGAHHPIAALPGMRERTVSISSAGKTFSFTGWKVGWVTAAPELVAAVRTAKQYLTYVSAGPFQYAVAEALRLPDSYFEDFRSDLRRKRDLLAEGLSAAGFGVFEPAGTYFITTDITPLGEKDGIEFCRSLPERCGVVAIPNVVFYDNTDAGRSLVRFTFCKKDEVLQEAVTRLRRL, translated from the coding sequence ATGAGCGCGAGGCCACTGCTGAACCGCCGGTTGGCGGGGATGGGTACGACGATCTTCGCGGAGATGTCCGCGCTGGCCACCGCCACCGGTTCGATCAACCTCGGCCAGGGCTTTCCCGACACCGACGGCCCGCGCTCCATCGCCCAGGCCGCCGCCGACGCCGTCCTCAACGGCCGCGGCAACCAGTACCCACCCGGCCCCGGCATCCCCGAGCTGCGCGCCGCGATCGCCGAACACCAGCAGCGCCGCTACGGCCTCGCCTACGACCCCGACACCGAGGTCCTGGTCACCGCCGGCGCCACCGAGGCCATCGCCGCCGCCCTGCTCGCCCTGCTCGAACCGGGCGACGAGGTGATCGCCTTCGAGCCCTTCTACGACTCCTACGCCGCCTGCATCGCCATGGCCGGCGCGGTCCGCGTACCGCTGACCCTGCGTCAACCCTCCTTCCGGCCCGATCTGGACGAGCTGCGCTCACTCATCACCCCGCGCACCCGGCTGCTGCTGCTCAACACCCCGCACAACCCCACCGGCACCGTCCTGAACCCGGACGAGCTCTCCCGCATCGCCGAACTCGCCGTCGAGCACGACCTGTTGGTCATCACCGACGAGGTCTACGAACACCTCGTCTTCACCGGCGCCCACCACCCCATCGCCGCCCTGCCGGGCATGCGCGAGCGCACCGTCTCGATCTCCTCGGCGGGCAAGACCTTCTCCTTCACGGGGTGGAAGGTCGGCTGGGTCACCGCGGCCCCGGAGCTGGTCGCCGCCGTGCGCACGGCGAAGCAGTACCTGACGTACGTCAGCGCGGGCCCGTTCCAGTACGCCGTTGCCGAGGCCCTGCGCCTGCCCGACAGCTACTTCGAGGACTTCCGCAGCGACCTGCGCCGCAAGCGCGACCTGCTCGCCGAGGGGCTGTCGGCGGCGGGCTTCGGCGTCTTCGAGCCGGCGGGCACGTACTTCATCACCACCGACATCACCCCGCTCGGCGAGAAGGACGGCATCGAGTTCTGCCGCTCCCTGCCCGAGCGCTGCGGCGTCGTCGCGATCCCCAACGTGGTCTTCTACGACAACACCGACGCCGGCCGCTCGCTGGTCCGCTTCACGTTCTGCAAGAAGGACGAGGTCCTGCAGGAGGCGGTGACACGCCTGCGCCGGCTCTGA
- a CDS encoding L,D-transpeptidase — translation MRIGSTGGRATGDGSWQRTGRAGRRAAAALLLGGALLLTAACGPDSGGSGGGKAAGAPSAGGQNAPAAAAANSPTAKPSAAVVDVEPKDGTQNVAPNGALKVTVASGKLTTVAVTGPNGKTVDGALAADGLSWAPSAGLAVGTAYQVSAKAVDADGVPTTTTSAFTTLTPGKTDRPKDNLADNNPTYGVGMIISIEFPVAVKDTAAAEKAITVEASDGTQVKGHWFGYNRLDLRPESYWKPGTKVTVHYRTSNVELAPGVYGTGDRDESFTIGRSKISTVDAAKHLMTVQKDGAAPQTIKVTAGSDVNPSWNGTMVIFQKERMVHMDSKTTTIKGDPYDVYEPHGMKITDTGSYVHGNPAAVEAAGNSNISHGCIGLPDTDQGDDSSVAGKFFADAMVGDVVIVKNSVGQQVQPDNGLSGWSLDWSKW, via the coding sequence ATGCGAATAGGGTCCACGGGCGGACGGGCGACCGGCGACGGGTCTTGGCAACGGACCGGCCGGGCGGGCCGCCGGGCCGCGGCGGCGCTGCTGCTGGGCGGCGCCCTGCTGCTCACCGCGGCCTGCGGGCCCGACAGCGGCGGCAGTGGCGGCGGCAAGGCCGCCGGGGCGCCCAGCGCAGGGGGCCAGAACGCGCCGGCCGCCGCGGCAGCCAACAGCCCCACCGCCAAGCCCTCGGCCGCGGTCGTGGACGTGGAGCCCAAGGACGGCACCCAGAACGTGGCGCCCAACGGCGCACTGAAGGTCACCGTCGCCAGCGGCAAGCTGACCACGGTGGCGGTGACCGGCCCGAACGGCAAGACGGTCGACGGCGCCCTCGCCGCCGACGGGCTGAGCTGGGCACCCTCGGCCGGCCTGGCCGTGGGGACGGCGTACCAGGTGAGCGCGAAGGCCGTCGACGCGGACGGCGTGCCGACCACCACGACCAGCGCCTTCACCACGCTCACCCCGGGGAAGACGGATCGTCCCAAGGACAACCTCGCCGACAACAACCCGACCTACGGCGTCGGCATGATCATCAGCATCGAGTTCCCGGTGGCGGTCAAGGACACGGCGGCCGCCGAGAAGGCGATCACCGTGGAGGCCTCGGACGGCACCCAGGTCAAGGGGCACTGGTTCGGCTACAACCGGCTGGACCTGCGTCCGGAGAGCTACTGGAAGCCCGGGACCAAGGTGACGGTGCACTACCGCACCTCGAACGTGGAGCTCGCCCCCGGCGTCTACGGCACCGGGGACCGGGACGAGTCCTTCACCATCGGCCGCTCGAAGATCAGCACGGTGGACGCCGCCAAGCACCTGATGACCGTCCAGAAGGACGGCGCCGCGCCGCAGACCATCAAGGTGACCGCGGGCTCGGACGTCAACCCCTCGTGGAACGGCACCATGGTGATCTTCCAGAAGGAGCGGATGGTCCACATGGACTCGAAGACCACCACCATCAAGGGCGACCCGTACGACGTCTACGAGCCGCACGGCATGAAGATCACCGACACCGGCTCCTACGTCCACGGCAACCCCGCCGCCGTCGAGGCCGCCGGCAACTCCAACATCAGCCACGGCTGCATCGGCCTGCCGGACACCGACCAGGGCGACGACAGCTCGGTGGCGGGCAAGTTCTTCGCGGACGCGATGGTCGGCGACGTGGTGATCGTGAAGAACTCGGTGGGCCAGCAGGTCCAGCCGGACAACGGGCTGAGCGGCTGGAGCCTGGACTGGTCCAAGTGGTAG
- a CDS encoding YbjN domain-containing protein yields MSVDPSSIPFFGAPQPPQPGGGDRPAGPPPIVVPDQQLVTQLLDQMQLKHVVDEEGDLTAPWEGFRVYYMFRGEQKELFAVRSFYDRSYPLEQKGEILDLIDEWNRETLWPKVYTHTHEDGVVRLIGESQMIVGTGVNLDYFVNTTANWTQAAVGFEQWMVERLGLQQEVEGEGGEDSPEDEG; encoded by the coding sequence GTGAGCGTTGACCCGTCGTCGATCCCGTTCTTCGGCGCGCCGCAGCCGCCCCAGCCCGGTGGTGGCGACCGGCCGGCCGGGCCGCCGCCGATCGTGGTCCCCGATCAGCAGCTGGTGACCCAGCTCCTCGACCAGATGCAGCTCAAGCACGTGGTGGACGAGGAGGGCGACCTCACCGCCCCCTGGGAGGGCTTCCGGGTCTACTACATGTTCCGTGGCGAGCAGAAGGAGCTCTTCGCGGTCCGCTCCTTCTACGACCGCTCGTACCCGCTGGAGCAGAAGGGCGAGATCCTCGACCTGATCGACGAGTGGAACCGCGAGACCCTCTGGCCCAAGGTCTACACGCACACCCACGAGGACGGCGTGGTCCGGCTGATCGGCGAGTCTCAGATGATCGTCGGCACCGGCGTCAACCTGGACTACTTCGTCAACACCACCGCCAACTGGACCCAGGCGGCCGTGGGCTTCGAGCAGTGGATGGTCGAGCGGCTCGGCCTGCAGCAGGAGGTCGAGGGCGAGGGCGGCGAGGACTCCCCCGAGGACGAGGGCTGA